One genomic segment of Bacteroidales bacterium includes these proteins:
- a CDS encoding amino acid adenylation domain-containing protein — protein MTRINIFFNELRISDGAIWLDNETIKLSAPKKFQNQETNDFIKNNRIQIKSILNENLIFSKERFLDTIILKDSSIKHYPLSPAQERLWFIEQYEGGTNAYHIPSIFELETDTNVDAIKYALQQIVVRHEVLRSTIEQRDDQPQGIQVVHDTPLVIGEITLSDDKTFLKLIQDDINHPFNLSVEYPIRSKLYHVQKSNTKDGNTISKKFLLINIHHIASDGWSMSIFQRELHAYYTAYVNHITEFALPPLEIQYKDYSVWQKAYLTGEILEDQLHYWKNKLSGYQTLELPADLVRPSRIDYKGAHEVFKLNKDVSHKLRSIAQRNGTTLYSVMLSGTSILLGKYTGQDDIIIGSPIANRHHQQTEGLIGFFVNTQANRVLLREDQSCEALIKQVHKEQMETQLHQDLPFEKLVEELGVIRDTSRHPIFQVMFSVQSFSSQNKSQVQQKSLIKPVSLEGNYKIEKFDMSIFIDDNQEEIVGIVSYATSLFHKDSIKRFTHLYSQLLTQLSETPDKTYSQISLLSTEEHNQFIYHWSKTGEDYPKGRTIPQVFQEQVMKFPENIALVYENFRMNFRELDQRSNQLARYIQLQYQNRNGKPIAKNTLIALYIERSPELIVGVLAILKVGGAYVPIDTNYPQERIDYILEDTDTELILSQKHLNESDIVSLPKEKVIVVDLTEELYKKEDSSNLMQVCSGGELAYVIYTSGTTGKPKGVMVGQEAILSLVWSNYIDVSSNDIFAFLSSPVFDATTFELFTPLLKGNTLVIPKDVKNLASDIKEFKNFLKNQKITVLWLTKTLFDSLYYGDNTLFEDLNYLITGGEALDKNTVNLMINNPARPRHLLNGYGPTESTTFTCTYSLDKTVETISVPIGKPISNRTVYILDKYLKPVPIGVIGELYIGGAGLAHGYLKRSELTKECFVSNPFASEKDKKNGFIRLYRTGDLVRWLPDGNIEFMGRNDDQVKIRGFRIELGEIEHALTHVKGIKQSCVIVKERKTESGGNKYIVAYYVMDGSETTLTSAIILEKLSHTLPDYMLPSAMVLMESLPLTSNGKLDRRALPDPDLGAAAAEAYVAPSTVQEVELCQAWAKVLGAERIGVTDEFFAVGGNSILAIQASHRMSRVLGRDVKVADIFRYRTIAQLLDHGVGGVRAYIPRVSSDRVDLSFAQERLWFIEQYEEGSSAYHIPALFELGVGANREALKSALRAVVARHEVLRSTIEQAEGEKRGIQVVHHEPLLIGEISVSAGGDYISLIRDDINRPFDLAHEYPIRVVLYDVQFDASRSGTLLLINTHHIASDGWSMGIFQRELSAYYSAHLRGDFAFRLPELEIQYKDFAVWQRNYLSGEMLNRQLAYWNGRLAGFQNLEMPTDFVRPNEVDYRGSNLGFTLGLDASRQLRTLAQRHGATLYSVMLSSFSILFGKYTGQDDIVIGSPMANRHHRQTEGLIGFFVNTQANRILLGADQNFDTLVRQVQRDQIEAQQHQDLPFERLVEELGVTRDLSRNPVFQVMFTVQSFGSSKEEQGDELGHLVPFNIGGAYEIEKFDLSIFIDDSREELRGQFSYATSLFRADTIERLIAHYQRLLARLLEASDKAYSKIALISEAEFNQITREWNRPDHEYPNGKTIPQLFGEQVARTPEGIALVYNEQQLTYRQLDERSNQLARHIRTRYQQRTGQPLAPSTLIALSMERSLEMIVGILGVLKAGGAYVPMDPGYPQERVDYILGDTKVELVISHRSATRRAEFPNERIVYADLTEPLYHEEDVSSLPMYSQAPDLAYIIYTSGSTGNPKGVRITHRNFCPLMHWGYEVMRLKPDDRVLQNLSYYFDWSVWEIFIALTSGASLYMVSKEFLLDPVRVYDFVESNKITVIHGTPSWFSSILQPGKRLDSLRMLIPGAEKLGVDTILRYIEHVSPECRIFNMYGPTEATIMSAVHEIDRSKLAYYQTLGSIPIGEPIANLSLAVLDRNMNHCPVGVPGELYICGDGVSKGYLNDEEKTRRAFIPNPLSELRGETLYKTGDQVRWLTGGSIEFFGRNDDQVKIRGFRIELGEIENALTRIAGIKQGCVLVRERKLGSGSDKYLVGYYVLEEGITIGQAEIREALVASLPEHMVPSILIAMDFFPMNLNGKLDRRALPNPDLGAVAVETYVAPTTKQEVEVSQVWADILGIERVGVTDEFFSLGGNSILAIQASHRMSRALGRDVKVADIFRYRTIAQLLGQDTDGVQAIIPRVNGNRADLSFAQERLWFIEQYEEGSSAYHIPALFELGEGADCDVLKRALRAVVSRHEVLRSTIEQPDGQGRGVQVVHDTPLPIEEVKVPAGADYKAILRKDINRPFNLGREYPIRVTIYDVQLSDSQHSKLLLINTHHIASDGWSMGIFQRELSNYYSAYLRGDDMFRIPELEIQYKDFAVWQRDYLSGETLNRQLSYWKGKLSGFQNLELPTDFVRPGEVDYRGASQGFTLGVDASRQLRALAQRHGATLYSAMLSSLSILLGKYSGQDDIVIGSPMANRHHQQTEGLIGFFVNTQANRILLNVDQNYDTLINQVQKEQIEAQQHQDLPFERLVEELGVTRDLSRNPVYQVMFSVQSFGSAKEDQGDEQDYLVPFHLGGAYEIEKFDLSIFIDDSQEELRGQFSYATSLFSSATIERLITRYKLLLSRLLESPDMPYGQISLIDDAEREQILYKWNRPDHEYPNEKTIPQLFGEQVKRTPDGIALVGENHRLTYDELDRKSNQLARRIRTLYQERIGQPLPSGVMIALSLDRSVEMIIGILGALKAGGAYVPMDPNYPQERVDYILGDTQTELIVAQHGGTRRTELPSDKIVYADLTESLYKDEDDAGLPIYSQPDGLAYVIYTSGSTGNPKGVRISHRNFCPLMHWGYEVMRLRPDDRVLQNLSYYFDWSVWEIFIALTSGTSLYTVPKDLLLDPTRVYDYLENNGITVVHGTPSWFSSILQPGKRLDNLRMLIPGAEKLGVDTVLRYIEHVNPECRIFNMYGPTEATIMSAVHEIDRDKLAYYQTLGSIPIGEPIANLSLVVLDRSKNLCPEGIPGELYIAGDGVSVGYLNDEEKTRRAFLTNTISGLRGQTLYKTGDQVRWLSDGSIEFFGRNDDQVKIRGFRIELGEIENALTRIAGVKQACVLVRERRTGAGSDKYIVGYYVLESGVTLPQTDIRSTLAGVLPEHMVPAILIAMDSFPMNLNGKLDRRALPDPDLGAMATETYVAPVTEQEIELCRVWAEVLGTQRVGVTDEFFSIGGNSILAIQISHRMSKVLGYDIRVADVFRLKSIDKLLAAQEVNFELVKPYNQNYNPDLEDMIFISPGRAGSEMYQHLTEMLSSKYNCIGIDNYNIHNKKKIDSLNKLANHYLSEYEKRYSFKETVNLLGWSLGGQIALEMAGILETKGFKSINVILLDTYLRDENTRKLISGIQVNTEDAIKQDESYMIEKFGADYFEKVKSASEAEAKIADSSISNRIKYSNVILFKATQANPSMNTEISRLMHDHYKSLKSNNIDLIASNIEVFNLDCHHFNLIDSKGVTVGEFLLSNKVLDKIS, from the coding sequence ATGACTAGAATAAATATCTTTTTTAACGAGTTAAGGATTAGTGATGGAGCTATTTGGCTTGATAATGAAACTATTAAACTTTCCGCTCCCAAAAAGTTTCAGAACCAAGAGACGAATGATTTTATCAAAAACAATAGAATCCAGATAAAGTCTATTCTTAATGAGAATTTAATTTTCTCTAAGGAACGCTTTCTTGATACTATAATTCTTAAGGACAGTTCAATAAAGCACTATCCACTGAGTCCAGCTCAAGAAAGATTGTGGTTCATTGAGCAGTATGAGGGTGGAACTAATGCATACCACATTCCTTCAATATTCGAACTTGAAACCGACACAAATGTTGATGCTATAAAATACGCCCTTCAACAAATTGTGGTTCGCCATGAAGTGCTACGAAGCACAATTGAGCAACGTGATGATCAGCCGCAAGGTATACAGGTAGTACACGATACACCCCTTGTGATCGGAGAAATAACCCTCTCTGATGATAAAACTTTCCTAAAACTAATTCAAGACGACATTAACCATCCGTTCAACCTTAGTGTTGAATACCCAATTCGAAGCAAATTATATCATGTTCAAAAATCCAATACTAAGGACGGAAATACTATAAGCAAAAAATTCTTGTTGATAAACATACACCATATTGCAAGTGATGGCTGGTCTATGTCTATATTTCAACGCGAATTACATGCGTACTATACGGCTTATGTTAACCACATAACCGAATTCGCTCTTCCCCCATTGGAAATCCAGTACAAGGATTATTCTGTATGGCAAAAGGCTTACCTCACGGGAGAGATACTAGAAGACCAACTGCATTACTGGAAAAATAAATTATCTGGATATCAGACCCTTGAACTACCTGCTGACCTGGTGAGACCTAGCCGAATTGATTATAAAGGAGCCCATGAAGTATTCAAACTTAATAAGGATGTTAGTCATAAATTGAGATCAATTGCTCAGCGCAATGGTACCACACTATACAGTGTGATGCTTAGCGGTACTAGTATACTATTGGGGAAATATACAGGCCAAGACGATATAATTATTGGAAGTCCAATCGCAAATCGCCATCACCAGCAAACGGAAGGGCTGATCGGGTTTTTTGTTAACACGCAGGCGAATAGAGTTTTACTAAGGGAAGATCAAAGCTGTGAAGCATTAATAAAGCAAGTTCATAAAGAGCAAATGGAAACGCAGCTCCATCAAGACCTTCCCTTCGAAAAATTGGTTGAAGAACTTGGTGTTATCAGGGATACCTCTAGGCATCCAATCTTTCAAGTAATGTTTTCAGTCCAGAGTTTTAGCAGTCAGAATAAATCACAAGTCCAGCAAAAGAGCCTTATCAAGCCAGTCTCATTAGAAGGCAACTATAAGATAGAGAAATTCGACATGTCTATCTTTATAGATGATAATCAGGAAGAAATTGTAGGAATTGTCAGTTATGCCACAAGTTTATTCCATAAGGACTCCATCAAGAGATTTACCCATCTCTATTCCCAACTGCTCACCCAATTATCAGAAACACCAGATAAAACATATTCTCAGATCAGCCTTTTAAGTACAGAAGAGCATAATCAGTTTATATACCATTGGAGTAAAACTGGTGAGGATTATCCTAAGGGTAGAACAATTCCACAGGTATTCCAAGAACAAGTAATGAAATTTCCTGAAAACATTGCTTTAGTTTATGAGAATTTTCGGATGAACTTTAGGGAACTGGATCAGCGCAGTAATCAGTTAGCGAGGTATATCCAGTTACAATACCAAAATAGAAACGGAAAACCTATTGCAAAGAATACACTTATAGCTCTATACATAGAAAGAAGTCCAGAATTGATAGTAGGAGTTCTTGCTATACTTAAGGTAGGAGGGGCATATGTGCCAATAGATACAAACTATCCACAAGAAAGAATCGACTATATTCTTGAGGACACTGACACAGAACTCATCCTAAGTCAGAAACACTTGAACGAGAGTGATATTGTAAGTCTACCAAAAGAAAAAGTCATTGTTGTAGATTTAACAGAAGAATTATATAAAAAAGAAGATTCGTCCAATTTAATGCAAGTTTGCAGTGGCGGTGAACTTGCTTACGTAATATATACATCAGGAACCACTGGCAAACCCAAAGGTGTGATGGTGGGACAAGAGGCTATTCTGAGTTTGGTCTGGAGCAATTATATTGATGTATCTAGCAATGATATTTTTGCATTTTTATCTTCCCCGGTATTCGATGCAACCACATTTGAGTTATTCACGCCCCTTCTCAAAGGGAATACATTGGTAATTCCAAAAGATGTTAAGAATCTTGCCTCGGATATTAAAGAATTTAAGAACTTCCTTAAAAATCAAAAAATTACAGTATTATGGCTTACAAAAACACTTTTCGATAGCCTCTACTACGGAGATAATACTTTATTTGAAGATCTAAACTACCTAATCACTGGAGGGGAAGCACTAGATAAAAATACTGTTAATCTCATGATTAATAACCCAGCAAGACCAAGGCACTTGCTAAATGGTTATGGCCCTACCGAAAGTACTACTTTCACTTGTACTTATAGTCTCGACAAAACAGTAGAAACAATTAGTGTGCCCATTGGTAAGCCGATTAGTAACAGAACAGTCTATATTCTAGATAAATATTTAAAACCAGTTCCTATTGGCGTTATCGGAGAACTGTACATAGGAGGTGCTGGTCTTGCCCATGGCTATTTAAAGCGATCTGAATTAACAAAAGAATGCTTTGTATCCAATCCGTTTGCCTCTGAAAAAGATAAGAAAAATGGATTTATTCGACTCTATAGGACTGGTGACTTGGTACGTTGGCTGCCTGATGGTAATATTGAGTTTATGGGCAGAAATGATGATCAAGTTAAGATTAGAGGGTTTAGAATAGAATTAGGGGAGATTGAACATGCCCTAACACATGTTAAAGGAATAAAACAAAGTTGTGTAATAGTTAAAGAGCGGAAAACAGAATCGGGAGGTAACAAATACATTGTTGCTTATTATGTGATGGATGGTAGTGAAACAACACTCACATCCGCTATAATACTTGAAAAACTATCACATACTCTGCCCGATTATATGCTGCCGAGTGCCATGGTACTCATGGAATCGCTTCCGCTGACTTCAAACGGCAAGTTGGATCGCCGAGCCCTGCCAGATCCAGATTTGGGGGCAGCTGCGGCAGAGGCATACGTTGCTCCATCCACAGTTCAGGAGGTTGAACTGTGTCAGGCGTGGGCGAAGGTTCTGGGCGCAGAACGCATAGGCGTCACCGACGAATTCTTCGCCGTTGGTGGCAACTCCATCCTAGCTATTCAGGCCTCCCACCGCATGAGCCGGGTTCTGGGACGCGACGTCAAGGTCGCTGACATATTCCGATATCGGACGATCGCCCAACTACTAGATCATGGTGTGGGTGGCGTTCGGGCTTATATCCCACGGGTATCGAGCGACCGAGTTGATCTCTCTTTCGCTCAGGAGCGCCTTTGGTTCATCGAGCAGTACGAGGAGGGCAGCAGCGCTTACCATATCCCAGCTCTATTCGAACTAGGAGTGGGTGCTAACCGCGAAGCATTGAAATCGGCTCTGAGGGCTGTTGTTGCTCGGCACGAGGTTCTGCGCAGCACAATAGAACAGGCAGAGGGTGAGAAGCGAGGCATTCAGGTGGTACACCACGAACCACTACTCATTGGTGAGATTTCTGTGTCTGCCGGGGGCGACTACATCTCCCTAATTCGTGACGACATCAATCGCCCCTTTGATTTGGCGCACGAGTACCCAATCAGGGTAGTGCTCTACGATGTACAGTTCGACGCCTCACGGAGCGGCACCCTACTTCTTATCAACACTCATCATATTGCCAGTGACGGATGGTCAATGGGTATATTCCAGCGCGAATTGTCTGCATACTATAGTGCCCACCTCCGTGGCGATTTTGCGTTCCGACTCCCCGAACTGGAAATCCAATATAAGGACTTCGCAGTTTGGCAGCGGAATTACCTCAGTGGGGAGATGCTTAATCGTCAATTGGCTTACTGGAATGGACGGCTCGCTGGCTTCCAGAATTTGGAGATGCCCACCGACTTTGTTCGACCCAACGAGGTAGACTACCGAGGCAGTAACCTGGGTTTTACCCTAGGTCTTGACGCCAGTCGGCAGTTGCGTACCCTCGCCCAACGTCATGGCGCAACCCTCTACAGTGTCATGCTCAGTAGTTTTAGCATCCTATTTGGCAAATACACAGGTCAAGATGATATCGTCATTGGTAGCCCCATGGCCAATCGTCACCACAGGCAGACTGAAGGGCTCATCGGCTTCTTTGTCAACACTCAGGCCAATAGGATTCTCTTGGGTGCAGACCAGAATTTCGACACGCTAGTCAGGCAAGTTCAGAGAGATCAGATTGAGGCACAGCAGCATCAGGATCTACCCTTCGAGCGATTGGTTGAGGAGTTGGGTGTAACCCGCGACCTCTCTCGCAACCCTGTATTTCAGGTCATGTTTACTGTGCAGAGTTTTGGCAGTTCTAAAGAAGAGCAGGGAGATGAGTTGGGTCACCTTGTCCCATTCAACATTGGTGGTGCCTACGAGATTGAGAAGTTCGATCTATCGATATTCATCGACGATAGCAGGGAAGAACTTCGGGGACAGTTCAGCTACGCCACCAGCCTCTTCCGTGCAGATACGATTGAACGACTCATTGCTCACTACCAGCGTCTCCTCGCCCGACTCCTAGAAGCTTCTGATAAGGCTTATAGCAAAATTGCTCTAATTAGTGAAGCCGAGTTCAACCAAATTACTCGTGAGTGGAATCGTCCAGACCATGAGTACCCCAATGGGAAGACAATCCCCCAACTCTTCGGCGAGCAGGTTGCCCGGACCCCTGAGGGAATAGCCTTGGTCTACAATGAGCAGCAGCTGACCTACCGCCAGCTCGACGAGCGGAGCAACCAGCTCGCCCGGCACATCCGCACCCGATACCAGCAACGAACCGGTCAGCCGCTAGCCCCCAGCACGCTAATCGCCCTGAGCATGGAGCGGAGTTTGGAAATGATCGTGGGAATCCTCGGTGTACTCAAGGCTGGAGGAGCCTATGTTCCTATGGATCCAGGGTATCCTCAGGAGCGTGTTGATTATATCTTAGGCGATACAAAAGTTGAACTGGTTATTAGTCATCGTTCGGCAACACGACGAGCTGAATTTCCAAATGAACGAATCGTTTATGCTGATCTCACCGAACCCCTCTACCATGAGGAGGATGTTTCCAGTTTGCCAATGTATAGTCAGGCACCTGATCTTGCCTACATCATATATACTTCTGGTTCAACTGGAAACCCTAAAGGTGTTCGCATAACCCATAGGAACTTCTGCCCACTAATGCATTGGGGCTATGAGGTGATGAGGTTGAAACCTGATGATCGGGTACTCCAGAACCTATCCTACTACTTCGACTGGTCTGTTTGGGAGATCTTCATCGCCCTCACCAGCGGGGCTAGCCTCTACATGGTATCCAAGGAGTTCCTTCTCGATCCTGTAAGAGTTTATGACTTTGTAGAGTCTAACAAAATCACAGTTATCCATGGGACTCCCTCTTGGTTTAGTTCCATTTTACAGCCTGGAAAACGACTTGATAGCCTGCGGATGCTAATTCCTGGGGCAGAGAAGTTGGGCGTTGATACTATCCTTCGTTACATTGAACATGTTAGTCCTGAGTGTCGAATCTTTAACATGTACGGCCCAACGGAGGCTACTATTATGTCAGCGGTTCATGAAATCGACAGAAGTAAACTAGCCTACTACCAGACCCTTGGCAGCATCCCGATCGGGGAACCCATAGCCAACCTATCTCTAGCGGTTTTAGATCGAAATATGAACCATTGCCCTGTAGGTGTGCCAGGAGAACTTTATATCTGTGGTGATGGCGTATCCAAGGGCTATCTCAACGATGAGGAGAAGACCCGACGAGCCTTCATCCCCAACCCACTTTCCGAATTGCGAGGCGAGACCCTGTACAAGACCGGAGATCAGGTTCGCTGGCTCACTGGAGGTAGCATTGAATTCTTTGGACGAAACGATGATCAGGTTAAGATTAGAGGATTCCGTATTGAACTTGGAGAGATAGAGAACGCTTTAACCCGTATTGCTGGGATAAAACAGGGCTGTGTTTTAGTACGTGAGCGTAAACTTGGTTCGGGCAGCGATAAATATTTGGTGGGTTATTATGTTCTTGAAGAGGGAATTACAATTGGTCAGGCAGAGATTAGAGAAGCTCTTGTTGCCTCTCTCCCAGAGCATATGGTGCCAAGTATCCTCATTGCTATGGATTTCTTCCCGATGAACCTCAATGGCAAGTTGGATAGACGTGCTTTACCAAACCCAGACTTGGGGGCTGTAGCAGTTGAGACTTACGTTGCTCCAACTACAAAGCAGGAAGTAGAAGTGAGTCAGGTTTGGGCAGATATTCTAGGAATTGAACGTGTTGGTGTTACCGATGAATTCTTTTCACTTGGAGGCAATTCCATTTTGGCTATTCAGGCTTCGCACCGCATGAGTCGGGCATTAGGGCGTGATGTTAAGGTTGCTGATATTTTCCGATATCGAACAATCGCTCAACTCTTGGGACAGGACACAGATGGCGTTCAGGCCATCATCCCTCGGGTGAATGGCAACCGTGCGGATCTGTCATTTGCACAGGAGCGTCTATGGTTTATCGAGCAATATGAGGAGGGGAGCAGCGCTTACCACATCCCCGCCCTGTTTGAGTTAGGAGAGGGTGCTGATTGTGATGTTTTGAAGCGCGCCTTAAGGGCTGTCGTTTCCCGACATGAGGTGCTACGGAGTACAATAGAACAACCTGATGGCCAGGGACGTGGTGTGCAGGTTGTACACGATACTCCGCTGCCTATTGAAGAAGTGAAAGTGCCTGCTGGTGCAGACTACAAAGCCATACTAAGAAAAGATATTAATCGCCCATTCAATTTAGGACGTGAGTATCCAATTCGTGTGACCATTTACGATGTGCAGCTAAGTGACTCGCAGCACAGTAAACTATTACTCATCAACACTCATCACATTGCTAGCGACGGCTGGTCGATGGGCATATTCCAGCGTGAGTTGTCCAACTACTACAGCGCCTACCTCAGGGGTGACGATATGTTCCGTATTCCCGAATTAGAAATACAGTACAAGGATTTTGCTGTTTGGCAACGTGATTACCTCAGCGGGGAGACTCTGAATCGTCAGTTGTCATATTGGAAAGGAAAACTCAGCGGTTTTCAAAATTTGGAATTACCTACCGATTTCGTCAGACCGGGCGAAGTTGATTACCGAGGGGCTTCTCAAGGCTTTACCCTTGGGGTCGATGCCAGTCGGCAGTTGCGTGCTTTGGCTCAGCGGCACGGTGCCACCCTTTACAGCGCCATGCTTAGCAGTTTGAGTATTCTACTCGGTAAGTATTCGGGGCAGGACGACATCGTTATCGGCAGCCCTATGGCTAACCGACATCACCAGCAAACCGAAGGGCTAATAGGCTTCTTCGTTAATACTCAGGCCAACCGGATTCTATTAAATGTTGACCAGAATTATGATACCCTGATTAATCAGGTTCAGAAGGAACAGATAGAGGCGCAGCAGCATCAGGATCTCCCCTTCGAACGGCTGGTTGAAGAGCTGGGAGTAACCCGCGACCTCTCCCGCAACCCTGTTTATCAGGTTATGTTCAGCGTGCAGAGCTTTGGTAGTGCTAAAGAGGATCAGGGAGATGAACAGGATTACCTTGTCCCATTCCATCTAGGTGGTGCCTACGAGATCGAGAAGTTCGACCTATCCATCTTCATCGACGACAGCCAAGAAGAACTTCGGGGTCAGTTCAGTTACGCTACCAGCCTTTTTAGTAGCGCTACGATAGAGCGACTTATCACGAGATATAAACTCCTTCTCTCCCGACTTCTAGAGTCCCCCGATATGCCCTATGGGCAAATCAGCCTCATAGATGATGCCGAACGAGAGCAGATACTATACAAGTGGAATCGTCCAGATCATGAATATCCAAATGAAAAGACAATACCCCAACTTTTTGGCGAGCAGGTAAAACGAACCCCAGATGGCATTGCCCTAGTGGGAGAAAATCACCGACTCACCTACGATGAACTCGATAGAAAGAGCAACCAACTAGCTCGCCGAATCCGAACTCTCTATCAGGAGCGAATAGGTCAACCACTCCCTAGTGGTGTTATGATTGCCTTGAGCCTAGACCGTAGTGTTGAGATGATTATTGGTATTCTGGGCGCTCTTAAAGCTGGTGGAGCTTATGTTCCAATGGATCCTAACTACCCACAAGAGCGTGTTGATTACATTCTGGGCGACACCCAGACTGAACTCATAGTGGCTCAGCACGGGGGCACACGACGTACGGAGTTACCTAGTGATAAGATTGTTTATGCCGACCTTACCGAATCACTTTATAAAGATGAGGACGATGCTGGGCTACCGATATACAGCCAGCCTGATGGCCTCGCCTATGTCATCTACACCTCTGGTTCGACGGGAAATCCCAAAGGCGTTCGTATTAGCCATAGAAACTTCTGCCCATTAATGCATTGGGGTTACGAGGTTATGAGGCTTCGCCCCGATGACCGGGTTCTCCAGAATCTATCCTACTACTTCGACTGGTCTGTATGGGAGATCTTCATTGCCCTCACCAGCGGTACTAGCCTATATACTGTTCCAAAGGATCTACTCCTCGACCCAACACGGGTGTATGATTATTTAGAGAACAATGGAATTACCGTTGTTCACGGTACGCCCTCGTGGTTCAGTTCGATACTTCAACCCGGGAAGCGACTGGATAATTTGCGGATGCTCATCCCTGGGGCTGAGAAGCTGGGTGTTGACACCGTCCTCCGCTACATCGAGCATGTTAACCCGGAGTGTCGTATCTTCAACATGTACGGCCCTACCGAGGCTACCATCATGTCTGCCGTTCACGAGATCGACAGAGATAAACTTGCTTATTATCAGACCCTAGGCAGTATCCCGATCGGGGAACCCATCGCCAACCTCTCCCTAGTTGTCCTAGACCGCAGCAAGAACCTCTGCCCCGAAGGCATTCCAGGGGAGCTCTACATTGCTGGAGATGGTGTATCTGTGGGTTATCTCAACGATGAGGAGAAAACCCGACGTGCCTTCCTTACCAACACTATTTCTGGGCTACGAGGACAAACCCTTTATAAAACAGGAGATCAGGTTCGCTGGCTCTCGGACGGGAGCATAGAATTCTTCGGACGAAATGATGATCAGGTTAAGATTCGTGGCTTCCGGATTGAACTTGGGGAGATAGAGAATGCGCTAACCCGAATTGCTGGCGTTAAGCAAGCCTGTGTCTTAGTACGTGAGCGACGTACCGGTGCGGGTAGCGATAAGTATATAGTCGGCTACTATGTGTTGGAATCAGGGGTCACTTTACCCCAGACAGACATCCGAAGTACCCTCGCTGGTGTTCTCCCAGAGCATATGGTGCCTGCCATTCTTATTGCTATGGACTCCTTCCCGATGAATCTTAACGGCAAATTGGATCGTCGGGCTCTGCCAGATCCAGATCTAGGTGCTATGGCAACCGAAACTTATGTAGCCCCAGTTACAGAGCAGGAAATCGAACTCTGCCGTGTATGGGCAGAGGTGCTGGGTACTCAACGAGTTGGTGTTACTGACGAGTTCTTCAGCATTGGTGGCAACTCCATCCTAGCTATCCAGATATCGCACAGGATGAGCAAAGTCTTGGGTTATGATATAAGAGTAGCCGATGTATTTAGACTTAAATCCATTGATAAGCTATTGGCTGCTCAAGAAGTCAATTTCGAACTGGTTAAACCATACAATCAAAATTACAACCCAGATTTAGAGGACATGATTTTTATCTCACCCGGTAGAGCTGGTTCCGAAATGTACCAGCACTTAACCGAAATGCTATCTTCAAAATATAACTGTATTGGAATAGATAATTATAATATTCACAATAAAAAGAAGATAGATTCCTTAAACAAACTTGCAAATCATTATCTATCAGAATACGAGAAAAGATACTCGTTTAAGGAAACCGTTAACCTGTTAGGATGGTCTCTCGGCGGGCAGATTGCCTTGGAAATGGCAGGAATTCTTGAAACAAAAGGTTTTAAAAGCATCAATGTAATTCTATTGGATACCTATTTAAGGGATGAAAATACTAGGAAGTTAATTAGTGGTATTCAAGTAAATACTGAAGATGCTATAAAACAAGATGAGAGTTATATGATAGAAAAATTCGGAGCAGATTACTTTGAAAAAGTAAAATCAGCCTCGGAGGCTGAGGCTAAGATAGCAGACTCATCCATAAGTAATCGCATAAAATACTCAAACGTAATCCTGTTTAAGGCTACTCAAGCGAATCCTAGCATGAATACTGAGATTTCTAGGTTAATGCATGATCATTACAAGTCTCTTAAATCAAATAATATTGATTTAATTGCTTCGAATATTGAAGTGTTTAATTTAGATTGTCATCACTTTAATCTTATTGATTCAAAAGGTGTGACAGTAGGAGAATTTCTTTTATCTAATAAGGTTTTAGATAAAATTAGTTAA